A genomic segment from Equus przewalskii isolate Varuska chromosome X, EquPr2, whole genome shotgun sequence encodes:
- the LOC139081103 gene encoding transcription factor SPT20 homolog: protein MQHALERALDRAACVIESAQQRPPKRKYASRGEKSVYEKLYDIYVEECDREPEVAEELRSNVNLLEKLVQRESLSRLVVNLHPGGQGYSLMLRGENGSYSETIRLSYEEGELLQYLDAEELPPVLVGLLEKSQVNVFHCGCVIAEIRDYRQSSDVEAPGYQSRCILLRPTMQTLACDVESLTSDSQTWTQEDKLLLESQLILATAEPLCLDPSVSVACTANSLLYNKQKMNTDPMKRCFKRCSSPALSRQQELSHGPPPPELTVLTSCQPSKESNAGEQYDLKISGAGNYVDVWEQRPCDLAVPSEVDVEKYATGKKSVSSDDSQPTGWPAHEVRDDSVFEWEAGDQYRDTKMFFMRSLNDPLISGKEMSPKKARYERQLSPPHPSRGDHSKSFMPGSKTDAGTVVIRPEELVQKNSSCPVKVSHSSSGSASLSPLSPGKETERPKTVLLQASVLGEEVQPPPPPVMLPSSSGTSSSASSFPPQQAGGFPKSASPAPASKPPSLPQNSPVEVSRVSTLPAAAQSTAGSSQTQVTTQVRVSPVGVRVIKVVNSVPGTHALVRAPNPSQGSATRATAPAGILPSNLPLRGQPPKAPPTALQANSQVGVRVILKDAPGARPLTLLQFPPGSLIVNTQQLPGQLQQQHLYQLIPELQGQQPSTSHPQQLVSQGASAQGSASQKTAFCAQQAVVVNVSRSFLQPQVIVLSPPVPALQRPGQSLPLQRVQLSSALQQLQQPQRQQQPQHQQQPRQQQHRQQQQQQPQQQQQPRQQQHLQQQQQQQQQQQQQQQPRHLLQPQHQQQPRTPAAATAAAAATAATTPAAAAAAAATAATTPAAATAAAAATAATTPAAATAAAAADTTLENLAAPSGCGTSSSPDRSAPSAPTDSKPVTRFLGLFSSCRSEAICPLSTSSTCALPQPLATAILFPVSECGCFRSFMEKKRKFGLAVPKETNEETGNSGNPAVLKGCRSS, encoded by the exons ATGCAACACGCCTTAGAACGAGCTCTGGATCGCGCGGCGTGTGTCATCGAAAGTGCCCAACAGAGACCTCCTAAAAGGAAGTACGCGTCTAGAGGGGAAAAATCGGTCTATGAGAAACTGTATGACATATATGTTGAAGAATGCGACAGAGAGCCTGAGGTTGCGGAGGAATTACGAAGCAACGTGAACTTGCTAGAGAAGCTTGTTCAGAGAGAGTCGTTGTCGCGTTTAGTGGTCAATCTGcacccaggagggcagggatacTCGCTGATGCTCAGGGGAGAAAATGGCTCGTATTCGGAGACCATTCGGCTGTCTTATGAAGAGGGGGAACTGCTCCAGTACTTGGATGCAGAAGAATTACCTCCTGTTTTGGTGGGTCTCCTGGAAAAATCTCAGGTGAACGTTTTTCACTGTGGATGCGTCATCGCAGAAATACGGGACTACAGGCAGTCCAGTGACGTGGAGGCCCCTGGTTACCAGAGCAGGTGCATTCTCTTACGACCAACCATGCAGACGTTAGCCTGCGACGTAGAGTCCCTAACCAGCGACAGCCAGACATGGACCCAGGAGGACAAACTGTTGCTCGAGAGCCAGCTGATCTTAGCCACAGCTGAACCACTGTGTCTTGATCCTTCTGTGTCAGTAGCCTGCACTGCAAACAGTCTGCTTTATAACAAACAAAAGATGAACACTGACCCAATGAAGCGCTGCTTCAAGAGGTGCTCGAGCCCGGCTCTGAGTCGGCAGCAGGAGCTGTCTCATGGCCCACCTCCGCCCGAGCTAACGGTACTGACTTCTTGCCAACCAAGCAAAGAGAGTAACGCAGGTGAGCAGTATGACCTCAAAATTTCTGGAGCAGGGAATTATGTGGATGTGTGGGAACAGAGACCCTGTGACTTGGCCGTACCTTCTGaagtggatgtggagaaatatgCTACAGGGAAGAAGTCCGTGAGCTCTGATGACTCCCAGCCAACAGGCTGGCCAGcccatgaagtcagagatgattCTGTATTTGAATGGGAAGCAGGCGATCAGTACCGGGATACAAAGATGTTCTTCATGCGCTCGCTTAATGATCCACTTATCTCTGGGAAAGAAATGTCACCTAAAAAAGCCAGATATGAGAGACAGCtgtctcccccccacccctccagagGTGACCATTCAAAGAGTTTCATGCCTGGGTCGAAGACTGATGCTGGGACGGTAGTCATTCGGCCCGAGGAATTGGTCCAGAAGAACAGCAGTTGTCCAGTCAAGGTGTCACACAGCTCCAGTGGCTCAGCCAGTCTCAGCCCACTTTCTccagggaaggaaacagaacGGCCTAAGACCGTGCTGCTTCAGGCCTCAGTCCTGGGGGAGGAAGTCCAACCTCCACCGCCGCCCGTCATGCTGCCCTCGAGCTCAGGCACGAGTTCCTCAGCCAGCAGTTTTCCTCCACAGCAGGCAGGCGGCTTTCCTAAGTCTGCATCTCCTGCTCCTGCTTCTAAGCCACCAAGTCTTCCCCAGAACTCCCCTGTGGAAGTGAGTCGAGTTAGCACGCTTCCTGCAGCCGCCCAGTCCACTGCTGGCTCATCACAAACACAGGTGACCACCCAGGTCAGGGTCAGCCCCGTTGGTGTCAGGGTCATCAAAGTGGTGAATTCTGTTCCCGGAACCCACGCTTTGGTGAGAGCTCCCAACCCCTCGCAGGGCTCTGCCACTCGGGCCACAGCTCCCGCGGGAATCTTGCCCAGCAACCTGCCCTTAAGAGGCCAGCCACCAAAAGCGCCACCCACTGCCCTGCAAGCGAATTCTCAAGTAGGTGTTCGAGTGATTTTAAAAGATGCTCCAGGTGCCAGGCCCTTAACTCTGCTCCAGTTTCCACCAGGTTCGCTCATTGTGAACACCCAGCAGCTgcctgggcagctgcagcagcagcacctcTATCAGCTGATTCCAGAGCTACAGGGTCAGCAGCCCTCCACTTCGCATCCTCAGCAGCTAGTGTCACAGGGTGCAAGTGCACAAGGTTCAGCCAGTCAGAAAACGGCCTTCTGTGCCCAGCAAGCTGTTGTCGTTAACGTCAGTAGAAGTTTTCTGCAGCCCCAGGTGATTGTGTTGTCTCCGCCTGTCCCTGCCCTGCAAAGACCTGGGCAAAGCCTTCCTCTGCAGAGAGTCCAGCTCTCCTCTGCcttgcagcagctgcagcagccgCAACGTCAGCAGCAACCACAGCATCAGCAGCAGCCACGGCAGCAACAACAccgtcagcagcagcagcagcagccgcagcagcagcagcagccacggCAGCAACAacacctgcagcagcagcagcagcagcagcagcagcagcagcagcagcagcagccacgaCACCTGCTGCAGCCACAGCATCAGCAGCAGCCACG GACAcctgcagcagccacagcagcagcagcagccacggCAGCCACAacacctgcagcagcagcagcagcagcagccacagcagccacGACAcctgcagcagccacagcagcagcagcagccacagcagccacGACAcctgcagcagccacagcagcagctgctgcagaTACAACACTTGAGAATCTTGCAGCCCCCAGTGGCTGTGGCACCAGCAGCAGCCCAGACAGGTCAGCCCCGTCGGCGCCCACAGACAGCAAGCCAGTCACAAG ATTTCTAGGCCTGTTTTCCTCTTGCCGAAGTGAAGCTATATGTCCCCTGAGCACCAGCTCCACGtgtgccctcccccagcccctggccaccgccattctctttcctgtctctgaGTGTGGCTGCTTTAGATCCTTCATGGAA aaaaaaaggaaatttggtcTGGCAGTTCCAAAAGAGACGAATGAAGAGACAGGGAACTCAGGCAACCCGGCTGTACTAAAGGGCTGCCGATCCTCTTAA